GACTCCGCAGCGCCGATGGGACGGGTCACTCGATCCAAAGCTCAACTCGAAACAAAAGGATGCGGTCGTCGCCATCACGACGCCAATTTCGGTCACGCTGTCTCCGATCCTGCTGGTTGGGCCCTTTGGCACCGGGAAGACGTACACGCTGGCGCAGGCCATCAAAAAGCTGCTGCTGCAGCCGGAGTCGAATTCGGCCGCCGATTTGTATATCAAGGACTACCTGCACCCGTGGGTCGAGGAGGGTGGTGGGGAGGAGGCCAAACCATTGCGCGTTTACTATTACAAGCGCTGGGTCGCCACCGTCAACAGCATCGTCCAGAAGGTAGGGGGTTTtgagttgtttgtttgttaCGATATTAACTGAACTTTATCTCTTAGTACTGTCTGATCGACCTGAACATCAACGTGCGCATCTTTCGGCGGCCAACCGTCGAAAACATTCTCAAGTATCGCATCGTGGTGGTATCGCTGAACATTTCGATGGAGCTGGCCTGGTCGATCTGCCCAAGGGACACTTTACACACATCTTCCTGGACTAAGCGGCCCAGGCCATGGAGTGCGAGGCGATCATGTCGTTGGTGCTGGCGACGCAGAAGATACGCATCGTGCTGGCCAGTGACCACATGTAAATGTCCCGGAGGCGAAAGGTTGGTTTGAAATggttattttcgtatttttttccaaactcaATCTTGCCTCTTCCAGAATCCGCCAGCAGATTCGTCCCCAGACAGCACAGCACCTGACGGCCAGCGGCCGACCGTTGATTCCACCGCCGATGAGGAGTCcggtccagcagcagcagcaacagtgaCAACAACAGCAGCTGTCTGCGCCGCAAATGCCTTGTCTCCAGCAGCCGAAGCCAGCCCTTCCGAACTACGGCCCATTCCCAGCCCCAACATCCACGCCATCAGCAACACCAGAACCACATTCGCCCGGTGAtgggcggcggcggtggcggagGCGGTCCCATCAGCCCAAGTTCGTATCGTTCGGACTGTCTATCGACTTGATGGCATCGATTACGGCCTTGCCGCTTCGCAAATGCAAATGCCCCCTCAGCAGCAACAgcacccagttaactcaatccgaattctgaaacggaatctaattagaatcgtatacaaattccgtttcaaacgcaacaaccggttcgaacacggaaccggttgttgcgttttaaacggaatttgtatacgattctaattagattccgtttcagaattcgtattgatttgactgggcagCAGCAGAGTTGTAGCGGCGTTGATGACGGACGGCAGCAGCACGGTGGGCTCTTCGACAAGCCAGGTCAGGCCGCAGCATGTGCACCATTCCAACCCGGCCGAGTTCCAGTATCAGTGGTTCATCAAGCTCGGATATTTTGCGCCACACCCGCATCAACGGCAGCAGCCGCAACTATCGTGTAACGAGAGGCGTCGCCCTGACCGGTGTCCGCGAGGACTTTAGCAGTGGAGAAGAAGGTCGTGCGAGGTGTTCCCGCTGAACAAGCTGGCGGCGTTTCCGCGGGAGGAGATCCGGAGCATGCTGTGCGGCGAGCAGATCCCCGAGTGGACCCGGGAGAACATGGCCTACACGTAATCGAAGCAATGGCCTCGAAGCACTCCACTTTATTGTAATTATTTTCATATTGTGAAAGCAGTCTTTTTCATTAATATTGTAcagaatttcaataaataaacacgTTCAATCTAAtactttaatttaattttaatatccCTTAATAAGAATCCCAAAGAAAATCCAAAAACGCCCAAATGTAGGCAATGTGCAATTTTCACCCggtgaaacatttcaatttcGATTTTACACGAAATCCAGTTCGACCCCTGTTACACGAAAGTATGTAATCGTACCTGAACTGAATTTCGTGTAATCGAACTCGATTTCGTGTAATGCCGATCCTCCGTGCACGGGTTTTGGGAATGGGACATTCATATCctacactgtaactgaaaatcgcactttgctgagttcgtcttcacccttttttcatacgattttttcaattcgactacgatttaaaaaaaaaagtgtagtcgtagttgaactgaaaaaaatcgtaTGGGGCGGTGCGAAAACaaactcagcaaagtgcgattttcagttacagtgtacGCTAAATCTGGTGAGATGGAATTTAAAGTAATTGagtgaatttagaaaatttagctattatttcaatcttttttaGGGGCAAGCGTGACTAAATGGTTCTGCTgttgctttgtaagcggatgctcatgtgttcgattcccatctgctcctgcCTTCCTTCAATTTTGGTGGGTATTCTAGTATTCTAGAATGGGGATTTAAAAGTaagcaaaaaaattgatatatttttttttgaggatttttttaaatgttgagtgtcaatattttgtaaaagtCAAACATCTCGTATATTTgaagtcaaaatattttttgccacaaaaccATCCCGGACCTTCTTTGAACGCATATTTGTAGCGTAAGATATTAAACtaagtttaaaatatgaaaaaccacaaaaagtAATGGACTTCATTCATAAAGTACGTGACGCAAAAATTTCCCAAACATCGCGTCGAATTTTTCAGACACCCTTCAATGTTTCTAAAATTGGATTTTTACtttgattatttattttattttgtttcttaaAACATGATGTTGGTGGCTATTAGCGgcaatttgtttcaaataaaaaataccccatttttttttaattttttaaataatcacaaAAACATGGGAAGCCCAAATACTAAAAATCGATGTAGAAACAAATTAATCGACTACACAAAAATAATCCTTCAACAGTAGTTGCTAAATTATTAAGAGGTAATTAGACATAGCAcgggaaaataaaagaaaatatctagagtttttttaaaggtcctatacatttttttttttggtttttgggtgtTCTTAGAACCGCCTTGGATCAGAAGTATTCAAACacacctaaaaagcaaaaaaaaaagagatcaaaattttgttttcggaccttttaagaaaaaaaaaactgaacgcTCCATTGTTCCCGGTTCGAGTGGTAGAGaggacagttctcccataaggactACAttatagaaaaaagcaaaatctgctcgaatggaaatgctccatttggTTCTAACATTGGCATCAAAGAAATGGACAAATACCCGAACAATGGagcacccgattcgagtggtagaaaagACAGTTCCCACAagaactgctcgaatggaaatattccattctacaaaatataaatatttgttACCCGTTTCCATTTTCtacgctttttgttttgaattgttaATAGTGGGTGAAATTTGccaatttgaacaatttaaacaactaattttgcaaaacttttgatagaaacttgcttgctcacttcttattaaacactcgatttcagttgaaaaagctgtaattgaatgtcaaagtgctgatatggcaacgttagaggcacgctggaattagaggCTGTTCCCCTGCTTAATGGCGATTTGCGTACGCACTTTCCCattcaactcaatcggaattcaattcgaatcgtttacgaattccgtttcagaattccgatagaGTCGACTGggatttgttttggatacgATAGTGTTATCGCAGCTGAACATTAATTAAATTCACCACTAAAAGTATCATGTCAAACTGACGTttaaccgaagaaaaaaaaaagctcagcaTAAACAAATAACATcacttcgaaaatttaaaaatttcgcctTGTGATGAAGAAAAGTGAATTGTATGAACAAAACAGAACGAAATTCAATCAAGCGCTTTTGCAATTTCATAGGTACGgaaatcaattttgtcaatggaACAGCACAAGCAAATGGTaagaatttcatttgaaaaggcCCTGTAAACATAAGGAATCTCATGGCTTATAggactttaaaaaactctagatatttacaaaaaatcaaaaattaaaacaatgacTGGTAATCCTTGCTAACGTTTTACACTAAAATAAGTGTAGCTGTGTGCAAAGTGCAttgcttttttttagaatacCGACATCAGGGGTGACTTTGCGTCTGGGGGGTAAGATCGGGACGTACAAAAATGCCGAAATTTGTATGAATctcttgacttgacttgacttgattttttattcgttttagattctcaaccaaaccaaaaacaGCATTATACTGGATTGGTCAACAATCGTCGCGGAGGCTGTGAATGGGGTATGGCAAGGGGAAAACCACTCTGATCATTGCCCTGAGCAGGCTGTGCCCTGAAGTTGCCCAAAGGGTGCCCGAACTTGCCCGAATGTGCCCTGtagcaaaacaaataattttgtaCGATGCTAAGCAACCCTGTtactttattttcatttttttggagaGCTGTCGGTTTGTGTTATGAATTTTTCCCGGAGGTACACAGCCGCTCGAGGAATCATACCTTTTGGAAGCGCCACCTCCCAAGCGAAGGAAGGGACCACCGAAAGCGCTATAAGTCGCGGCGTCGTGTCCACCCGCGATCCTGAGATCATCGCAACCTTCCCACATTAGGAATCACGCGCGTTAAAGCCTGTCGGCGGTGCCGATCCCAATGGACCGCTGGTGAGGTTGTAACAACAGCACGAatgtaatcaaaaattgaatttaaatgaattcaattatttaaatgacttttgcttaattttagggCATGTCAACTACGTGTCGGTACCGGAGCAGCAGGTTTTCCGAAGAGCCAAAGCCGGCTGGTCTTCAAGTTTGAGTTTCGCGATCAGCACATTGGCATCATGGGCGCATGTTGTATCCGGCTTAAGTTCCAACACTACCCGGACAGGCCCAGATTTTTGCCTCGGGAAGTTCAACAGGACCTGGAGGAAGTTTTTCACAGCCACCACTCAGTTCGAGACAGTCCCGGCCTCTACGCAGGTTGCGGTACGAAGACAAGAAGCCGTTTGTCAAATGCAGCACAATTTGTACTTTCAAGACATATTCATCAAGCCAGTTTTATTgttatacaaaacaaaatttatttatatttctttttaaatacaataaagAACCCGTgaccagaaaaaaatattttactggaaacaattttgaaaaacccGATGATGAATTCTATAATTTTCACTAATCTGATAAAGAACCCGGAGCAATCAACAGGATTACATATATTTCAATAACCACATTCAAAACTTTCGAAAATCGACGTTATCCAAGTTAAAACATTTAATTCGACACGTGCCCAAACCCTAAATATTGAAACGATTTACAGCGACAAAACTAATTTCTAGACCATAAACCTCgttctgttgttttgttttcaaaaaaaaaaaaaaatggtacgccAGAAGCATATAGCAACTCGTAAAACACTGCTTTTATTTCtgtatattgcatttttttttttcaaattttaaaaatagtctctTCCAAGCCgaatttgaaaatcttgaaattcatCTTCAATTGATTTATCCTAAGGAACGAGTTTTTTCGTGCATCTAGAAAAGAAAAACgggttaaatttttatgaagtccttatttgaaaattactttcCTTCCTTAATCAATGTCACCAAAGGATTTCACGACAAAATACAATTGTTTAGCTAACAagttatttaaattgaaaaaaaatgcacttgCAACAAGAAACAGTACTTCTGACAACTTAAAATGTTTGGGATAGAACTCTGATTACTTTGATTTTCCAATTGTCAAAGTCAGAATGAAAGGTTCCCGAGCATGTGCCTGAAAGAGCCTGAAGGTGCCTGAAAGTGCCTGAAGGTGCCTGAGAACGTGCCCGATGGTGCCCAGGGCTCTTTGATGAGAGTGGTTTTCCCCTTGGGGTATGGTGTGACCTTATAAGACCAATGATAGGAATTAATTCAACTAAAGCAATACGGGCCAACATTCCAGCCAAAGATGCCCTCCAAATCCCAATGTCGGTTTTCACCACGCCCGGTGAGGTGGACCAGGAAGAAACCCCAACGCAGTCCAAGGTCTGTGACATCACGTCAGCTGATGACAGCATTACATGAATTAATAATCAAGTAAGTTAAGCTTCTCCTCATAAAgatatttatataaaaatatctGTAAAGCCAGGAAAATATGTTTGTTAACTTGTTTACAGCTAAGTATTATAACTCAATCTAATTGTGAATTtaatcaatacttttttttaatgtagcgAAGCAAGCTTTGAGAAAGCTGAGGTGCGATCGACAGGCCAGCTTCTAGTTCATTAAGTCTTGAACACTCAAGCGAGCAAGACGTGCCAATAAAGATTCCTTACGAAAAACCCCAAACCGAGTCAAGAATTCTTTTAGGTTATGGGCACTACGAAGGAAGGAATCCCGCTGCTGACCAGCGAAAACTTCGAGAACTGGAGCTACCGCGTGAAGCTACATTTTGAAGGCGCGGAGTTAGCTGATGTTTTCACGGCGGAAGTACCTGCCGGAAATGAAGATCGcgtgaagttcttgaagctggATCGCAAGGCCAAGACGCAGCTGGTTGGATTCATTTCCGAGGACTGCCTTGGGATTGTCAAGGGTAAGGAGACGACGAAGCTGATGTGGCAAGCGTTGGAAGGCCACTTCTTGAAGAAGTCCGTGGCTAGTCAGACCATCATCCGGATGCAGCTGGCCAGATTGCGGATGAAAGAAGGGACCGGGATGCGGAGACACTTCCAGAGCTTCGATGACCTCGTTCGGCAGCTCAAGTCCGTTGGAGCAAAGTTGGAGGAGGGTGACCTAATTGCCCAGTTATTCCTGTCACTGCCGGAGAGTTTCGACCCTCTGGTAACTGCGTTGGAGAACCTGGACGAGAAGGAAATCTCCCTGGATTTGTGTAAACAACGGTTGCTTGCTGAGGAGGCCAAGCGGATCAACCGTATGGAAGAGTCGCCGGAAGTCACGACTGCGGCGTTTGTTGGACAGAAGAGGAAGTTCAACGGTAAGTGCCATCGGTGCGGCACGAAGGGCCATATGGTCAAGGACTGCCGGGTGAAGTTGCCTGAAGGCGAAGCGAACGCGGTTATCAATGGGACACCTGTGTCGTTCGTTGCAAACCATGCCAAATCGGGAGCAGACTCAACCAAGGTGGTGTTCTACGTGGATTCCGGGTGCAGTGACCACCTGGTGAACAACCTGGTCTGTTTGAAGGCCGTCCACAAGTTGAAGCAGCCGTTTGTTGTGGAAGTCGCCAAGGACGGCGTCTCGTTGACCGGATCTTACGAAGGTGTGCTGGAGGGCGTCACTATGGCGGGAGTTCCTGTGGAGATGAAACACGTCGTTTTCCTGCCGGAGCTACGTGGGAACCTGCTGTCTGTGAAGAAGCTGTCGAAGGCTGGCGTTGACGTTCTGTTTACCGGCAGCCATGGACGTGAGAAAGCGGTCATGAAGTTCAACGGTGTTGTGATTGCAGAGGCATATCTACGAAACAACCTCTACGAACTGGAGCTCGAGGTAAATATGTTGGGAGGTACAGCGAACCTGTGTACTGCCGTGATGAGCAAGCAAACCCGTGAGTCGTTCAAGGGCCGACCTGAACCTGTTGTTCGGCTAGAGGAACGCGTGCACCCGCATGTGGATGGGTTGCTTGAGCTGTCAGTCTGGGACAGATCAAGTCAGCAGAGGAAGCAGCTGGACCTTAAAAGCCAAGAATCATCGATGACCGGGAATATCCTCAAAAAGCATGGAGACGCCCAATCCGAACCCCCGTTGTTGGTGAAAGCTCACTACGGTGAGCCAGAGGGGGATCAGTACGAAGCAGATGATGTTCCGGTGAGTCTGGATGCGGCTGAGGTTGAAATACCTCCGATCGAGGACAGCACGGATGGAGATGGACTCTGTGACGTAGGACCTGTGGATGGCGACGCGGACGACGTCGGCCAGTTGGGTGCGGAACAGGACAATCCTGTGGCGCTCCCATCGCAACAAAGAGGTGACGGCTGTTTAGAGTCAAACACTAGGCGCAGCGATAGGGAGCGCAGACTCCCAGGTAAGTTCCTGGATGTTTCGACCTTTGGAGCACACTGCGCTGTTCAGAAATTCTACCTTGCAGATCCACCTGGTAGCGATAACGAAACTCGTAACGCTACAGAAACGGACGAACTCAACTTCCTTGGTGCCAATGTTGTCTGGAAGCTGAAGAAGAGTCTGGTTCGTGTCAAGCCAAAGAAGTCGAAATGGGTAGTCCGAGTTGATGAGTACGAAGGCGGTGCTCCTGTACGCTGCAAGGCAAAGCTCGTTGTGGAACAATTCCAGCGGGAGACCGGCCTGGACTATCGCGAGACGGTCAAACGGGTAGCGAAGCTGGACTTTTTTCGGACGAAGCTGGCTGTTGGCGGTCAACAGAGTGGCTTGCGCGGGAAGCTGCACCAGACTATTTTCGAGGTCGTTCCGGACGGCGTGCAAGCAGAACGATGGATAGCATGTCAACTTCTTAAGTCGTTGTACGAGTTCAAGCTGTCTTCAAGGCACTGGAAAGATGATCGGTTCAACGAGAGGGGGAATGATGCTGTCCTTGTGCTGTACGTTGATGATCTGCTGATTATAGGTGACCAGGAAACGATGATCCACACATTGAAGTTGGCAGGTTGCGGTGGAGTCCATTCCTACCTGGACATGAAGATCAATAAACGTTGGCAGCGAAGAAAGGTGATGCTGACCCTCGGAACCGGGTTGTCCACATCTACCTGCGAAGCCGAGGCACTCTGGCTGACTGTTCGTCGAGGAGATCTTGGAGAGCGTTTACATATCCGGGACCATGTGGCTGACGGGAAGCTTGCTGGATCCTGGACGAACGTGGAGACCTTCACGGACAATTAGGGTTGCACGATCGAGAGGGGGTGTAGCGAAGCAAGCTTTGAGAAAGCTGAGGTGCGATCGACAGGCCAGCTTCTAGTTCATTAAGTCTTGAACACTCAAGCGAGCAAGACGTGCCAATAAAGATTCCTTACGAAAAACCCCAAACCGAGTCAAGAAatcttttatttaatatatctcCGTTGTATCTAGATTTTGGTGtaaattttaacactttttctgcttttaaTGACTtgcttttaatttgtttttcggTCAGATTTGATTTTCAACCATATTAGTGTCGAAACacacaaatttgatcaaaaagcATTTTAAGAGCATATCGTTCTAAGCAATGGCCTacgaaaacattaaaatttacatCGGATTCTAGATTCAACGGAGTAAAAAATTTTTTCCGCTTTGGTAAATTTACGTGagtttcatcggaaatttacacgACTTCGAAGCAAAATTTGTTCGGTAAGTTTACGTTGGATGGCACGTAAATTTCAAATGAAGTTCATGTAAATtcgcatcattaatgacgtgcacttttggtacatcataaatgatgtaaatttaccgaaatttttttttctgtgtacttgaccgaaatgtcaagctcatatatacgtttatcctctCCATTTTACATCGGTctaatggccgagcgggctaaggcgccagtcctcactgatggtactgggtttgaatcccgtcggttgcaacttttttttgtgtttgcaaaaattgtacatgcagtgtgtaatattcagtgtttattttgacgaaggtgatgtgcatgcttttgcatgcgattttaccatcggattttttgctgtgtgggcTTCGGCCTGAAGATAGAAAAGTGCGCCGTAAAGTGTGTTTGTGAAGTGTGCCTGAAGGGGAAAATAAGTCGTGACAGTTTTCCGAAGCAGTCGCAGAGCAAATCCAGCGCCGTTGGGGATCTGATTCACACCGATGTGGGTGGCCCCATGGAGGAGGCCACGCCAAGTGGCAACAGGTTCTACGTGTGCTGTGCCTGTTGAAGAAGAAGTCGGAAGTGGAAGCGAAGATCCGGGAGTACTGCAGCCTGATGAAAAATCAGTTCGGGTACTACTCAAAAGTGATCCGTTCGGACGGCGGAGGGGAATATTCAAGTGCAACGCTGAAGAAGTACCTGGCCGAG
This is a stretch of genomic DNA from Culex pipiens pallens isolate TS chromosome 1, TS_CPP_V2, whole genome shotgun sequence. It encodes these proteins:
- the LOC120427462 gene encoding probable helicase with zinc finger domain; the protein is LFSYCAIEKIADFRIPWTPQRRWDGSLDPKLNSKQKDAVVAITTPISVTLSPILLVGPFGTGKTYTLAQAIKKLLLQPESNSAADLYIKDYLHPWVEEGGGEEAKPLRVYYYKRWVATVNSIVQKYCLIDLNINVRIFRRPTVENILKYRIVVVSLNISMELAWSICPRDTLHTSSWTKRPRPWSARRSCRWCWRRRRYASCWPVTTCKCPGGERIRQQIRPQTAQHLTASGRPLIPPPMRSPVQQQQQQ